DNA from Thermodesulfovibrionales bacterium:
CTTGAAAAAGACTTATTCTTTTTGAGTATGAAGAGTCCTGTCTGGAAGAGAAAGATCTCATCAAAGGCAAGTCTCCTCTGGTAGGGTGTTTTAAATTCATTCAGAGTGTCAGGGTCAAGAGAATCAGAAGGGAAATGAATATTTAAGAGACTTTCTTTCAAGGGAGGAAGATCAAGTTCTTTTATAATATCCTGTGGCAAAAAATCTTCTATAGAGCTCGAATGGTCGTTTACCACCGAAAACATAATTCTTCTCATCTGTCTCTGTGTTATACCCTTTGTAAGGCCATAAACAGGAACAATCCGTGCGGTATGGATGGTCTCATCATCCTCTTCGACAAACTCATAATCCGGATTCTCCATCTCAAAACCAATTCCCCAGAAGGCGTTGCGCTTAACAGGTGCGCTAACCATAAGTTCCTGCCCCGGTTTAAAGATCTTTTTGAGATAGGGTTGATTAAACCACTTGGCTTTTAATACACCTGTACCATCACTTAGTGTGAGTTCAAGAATCTTTAGTCCCTTTTTTTCAATGAGCTCTACAGAAGCAATCTTGGCTCTGACGGTCTCTATTTTTCCATATCTAAGCCGGGCAATTGGTCTCAGAAATCTTCTGTCTTCATATCTTCTTGGCAGATAATAAAAGGCATCTTTCAGTGTTCTTATCCCCAGCTTCTCAAGTATCTTTGCCCTTTCTTTACCAACGCCTTTAATATATTGAATGGAGTCTCTCACTCCTTCACCTGCGATAATGCTAATACCTACCCCTGCTCTGCCTTTGCCTTTGAATATTCGCTTTCACTCATTATATCTATTTCCCAGCCTGTCAGCTTCATGGCAAGCCTGACATTGTGACCTTTTCTTCCAATTGCAATTGACAGCTGGTCATCTGGCACTATTACCATTGCGGTCTTTTCCTCTTCATTTATTCCAATCCTATCAACCTGAGCAGGGCTGAGTGCTCTGGCTATGAGAATTCTGGGATCATCGTTCCAGGGTATGATATCTATCCTTTCACCTTTCAGTTCCCGCACTATTGCCTGAACCCTTGTGCCTTTCATACCAACGCAGGAGCCCACAGGATCAATGGCAGGATTAGAAGAATAGACTGCTATCTTTGTCCTCTCTCCTGGCTCTCGCACTATATTTTTTATTATCACTGATCCATCAGCAATCTCCGGAACTTCCATCTTAAAAAGTACAGCAACAAACTCAGGAACTGTCCTTGAAAGGGTTATTAGTGGACCCTTTGATGTATTCTGAACATCTGTGATATAAGCCTTAATTATATCACCGCGCCTCAGATTCTCGTTTGGCAGTGTCTCTTTCACTGGAAGAATCGCCTCTGCCCTTCCTATGCTGACATAATAATTTCCCTTTTCCTTTCTGAGGACTGTACCAGAAACCACCGTGCCTTTCTTATCCTTGAATTCACTGTAAATAACATCCTTTTCAGCCTCC
Protein-coding regions in this window:
- the nusA gene encoding transcription termination factor NusA; protein product: MTKELCYIVDQISREKAIPKEVLLNALQSALQSAARKRFGGRTNINLKIDPKTCAITVSEAKRVVETVTDSTQEISLADARKIKSDVKIDDIVEIPVQLEDFGRIAAQTAKQVILQRVREAEKDVIYSEFKDKKGTVVSGTVLRKEKGNYYVSIGRAEAILPVKETLPNENLRRGDIIKAYITDVQNTSKGPLITLSRTVPEFVAVLFKMEVPEIADGSVIIKNIVREPGERTKIAVYSSNPAIDPVGSCVGMKGTRVQAIVRELKGERIDIIPWNDDPRILIARALSPAQVDRIGINEEEKTAMVIVPDDQLSIAIGRKGHNVRLAMKLTGWEIDIMSESEYSKAKAEQG